In a single window of the Xiphophorus couchianus chromosome 10, X_couchianus-1.0, whole genome shotgun sequence genome:
- the LOC114152399 gene encoding mucin-13-like — TTEAPTTTTAAPTTTTAAPTTLTTIISSSTTSTTAVPTTTATGAPTITTAAPTTTTEGPTTTTKAPTTTTGATTTTTASTTTITAAPTASTTGAPTTITTKASTTSTTGAVITTTTTSTTTTTGSQTTTTSEATTAPTTPPTTTTAGPSKTTAVPISTTAVGQVTTTRPTSACASSPCLRGSICEDRADQTHVCLCLPGEVYREGCQKVKVFPALMVLADRYLPDMANKKSQIFKETSDKITNAVKKEFNKTRGFISSIVLELREIQSVLRSNTGNVEASVQINYEAKSNVTEEIVIETMESLTCESCPLPGSFTLKQLCGLDPCDETTTKCNSTVGSFVCTCLDGYITSNYSERLCMACPPGQKAVNNTCKPCSFGRSGMNCEDESLLILVIVSPILGCLLVVSLITLPLIARKFKGKMSKRKEKVTWKPYIIPSFGNGPPSCSSSGSFFTYIKEPDNILVNSAVPRIPRAKLSSSWSGKIGTEISPSNSRQSSTPSRRNSIGPHNNPYKNVKSIRNPYAQNQTTDQTRL, encoded by the exons accacagaagctccaactacaaccacagcagctccaacaacaaccactgcagctccaaccactcTAACCACTATCATATCATCTTCAACAACATCTActacagcagttccaaccacaaccgcCACTGGAGCTCCAACTataaccacagcagctccaactacaacaactgaaggtccaacaacaaccacaaaggctcctaccacaaccactggagctacaaccacaaccacagcatcTACAACCACAatcacagcagctccaaccgcATCCACTACAGGAGCTCCAACCACAATCACCACAAAAGCTTCAACCACATCCACCACAGGAGCTGTAATCACAACTACTACTActtctactactactactacagGATCACAAACCACAACCACATCAGAAGCTACAACTGCACCCACCACACCTCctacaacaaccacagcaggtCCATCAAAAACTACTGCTGTTCCAATATCAACCACAGCAGTTGGCCAAGTGACAACTACACGACCTACAA GTGCGTGTGCTTCAAGCCCATGTCTCAGAGGAAGCATCTGTGAAGACCGTGCTGACCAGACTCACGTGTGCTTGTGTCTTCCGGGAGAAGTTTATCGAGAAGGCTGTCAAAAGG tCAAGGTTTTCCCTGCTCTGATGGTCTTAGCGGACAGATATCTTCCTGACATGGCcaacaaaaaatcacaaatatttaaagagacTTCAGATAAAATTACTAATGCG GTTAAGAAAGAGTTCAACAAAACACGTGGATTCATTTCATCAATAGTCCTGGAGCTCCG ggaAATACAATCAGTACTAAGGTCAAACACAGGCAACGTTGAAGCTTCAGTCCAAATCAACTATGAAGCAAAGTCTAACGTCACAGAAGAAATTGTAATAGAAACAATGGAAAGTCTCACCTGCGAAAGCTGTCCACTGCCAGGAAGCTTTACAT TGAAACAGCTTTGTGGTTTGGATCCATGtgacgaaacaacaacaaagtgcaATTCTACAGTGGGCAGTTTCGTGTGCACATGTTTAGATGGTTATATTACATCAAACTACAGTGAAAGATTATGCATGG CATGTCCCCCTGGTCAGAAAGCTGTGAACAATACATGTAAACC atgtagCTTTGGTCGTTCTGGAATGAACTGCGAGGATG AGTCGCTGTTGATCCTTGTGATTGTTTCACCTATTCTCGGATGCCTGCTTGTCGTCTCATTGATCACTCTGCCACTGATAGCAAGAAA ATTCAAAGGAAAAATGTccaagaggaaagaaaaagtcacTTGGAAACCATACATTATCCCGTCCTTTGGCAATGGTCCACCATCCTGCAGTAGCAGCGGTAGCTTTTTCACCTATATCAAAGAACCAGACAACATCCTGGTAAATTCTGCTGTCCCACGAATTCCACGCGCCAAACTCAGCAGCAGCTGGTCTGGCAAGATCGGCACGGAGATTTCTCCAAGCAACAGCCGACAAAGCTCGACTCCTTCAAGGAGAAACTCT ATTGGACCGCACAACAACCCCTACAAGAACGTAAAATCTATAAGAAACCCTTACGCCCAGAATCAAACCACAGACCAGACCAGACTCTAA